From a region of the Nitrospira sp. genome:
- a CDS encoding PRC-barrel domain-containing protein encodes MTKWSTLWRWHNLIMGVLVAVIVVMTGSAVEARDKTGVLKASDVIGMKVEGTDGKSLGTIKDLVLDPAEGDIQYAVLDFGGFLGIKDKYFVVPWEAITFNANGKKIVLDVSKRDLKKAPGFDKNHWPDFSDQEQEVLIYEFYEIPFAPVEKQEKR; translated from the coding sequence ATGACGAAATGGTCTACGTTGTGGAGGTGGCACAATCTCATCATGGGTGTACTGGTCGCTGTGATAGTGGTCATGACTGGTTCAGCGGTTGAGGCCCGAGATAAAACGGGGGTCCTCAAGGCCAGTGATGTAATTGGAATGAAAGTTGAGGGCACGGATGGCAAGAGTTTAGGAACTATAAAGGATCTGGTCCTGGATCCAGCCGAAGGGGATATTCAGTATGCCGTCTTGGATTTTGGAGGGTTCCTCGGCATAAAGGATAAATATTTTGTGGTGCCCTGGGAGGCGATAACTTTCAATGCCAACGGCAAAAAGATTGTATTGGATGTCAGCAAACGGGATCTCAAAAAGGCTCCGGGATTTGATAAGAATCATTGGCCTGATTTTAGCGACCAAGAACAGGAAGTCCTGATTTATGAGTTTTACGAAATTCCTTTCGCCCCGGTGGAGAAGCAGGAGAAGAGATAG